The Juglans regia cultivar Chandler chromosome 2, Walnut 2.0, whole genome shotgun sequence genome includes a window with the following:
- the LOC109001731 gene encoding uncharacterized protein LOC109001731, with the protein MAKTCFKCRKPNHLARDCPMKKSGESGKSGGQKMIATTRVYSLTTDDATASNDVVTGTLMLFSRYASVLFDSGATHSFISNHYASLSERLPEPLETSMFVIMPLGEHINCSSVLVGCPVGIQGSILPTDLVIFNMFGFDVILGMDWLSQNHACVDCFNMRVAFKSKNGEEFSFQEPQESSSSCVISTMQVVQLLRQGCTGFLASLVSPPADGLRLEDI; encoded by the exons ATGGCCAAAACGTGTTTCAAGTGTCGGAAGCCGAACCATTTAGCTCGTGATTGCCCTATGAAGAAATCTGGGGAATCAGGAAAGAGTGGAGGACAAAAGATGATAGCTACAACACGTGTATATTCCCTCACCACTGATGACGCTACTGCGTCAAATGATGTAGTCACAG GTACATTGATGTTGTTTTCTCGTTATGCATCAGTTCTATTTGATTCCGGTGCCACACACTCATTTATTTCGAATCATTATGCATCATTGTCTGAAAGGTTGCCTGAACCATTAGAGACTAGTATGTTTGTTATTATGCCTTTGGGAGAACATATCAATTGCAGTTCTGTTCTAGTGGGTTGTCCGGTGGGGATTCAAGGGAGCATTCTTCCTACCGACTTAGTTATATTTAACATGTTTGGATTTGATGTAATTCTGGGAATGGACTGGTTATCCCAGAATCATGCGTGTGTAGATTGCTTCAATATGAGGGTGgcttttaaatccaaaaatggGGAAGAGTTCAGTTTCCAAGAACCACAAGAAAGTTCTTCATCATGTGTTATCTCAACAATGCAGGTTGTGCAATTATTGAGACAAGGTTGCACAGGATTTTTGGCGAGTCTGGTGTCACCACCAGCGGATGGACTTAGATTGGAAGATATATAG